From one Formosa sediminum genomic stretch:
- the gldA gene encoding gliding motility-associated ABC transporter ATP-binding subunit GldA, producing the protein MSIKVEQLSKVYGTQKALDGVSFSVGKPEIVGFLGPNGAGKSTMMKILTTFIDASSGKAEVNGFNVLEQSNQVQQSVGYLPEHNPLYLDMYIKEYLSFNANIYDVSKQRISEVIELTGLTPESHKKIGQLSKGYRQRVGLANALLHDPEVLILDEPTTGLDPNQLVSIRELIKTIGKTKTVFLSTHIMQEVEAMCDRVIIINKGQIVADKKLKDLHAGKAQVVVVEFDFRVEDAFLLRLPHVSEVKNIYDFVYEITFATSEDMRPKVFDFAHDNELKILQLNQKNESLEELFRTLTQD; encoded by the coding sequence ATGTCAATAAAAGTAGAGCAGCTCAGTAAAGTCTATGGTACACAAAAAGCACTAGATGGTGTTTCATTTTCAGTAGGAAAACCAGAAATTGTTGGATTTTTAGGTCCAAATGGCGCTGGAAAATCTACAATGATGAAAATCTTAACCACTTTTATTGATGCCTCTTCTGGCAAAGCTGAAGTAAATGGTTTTAATGTTTTAGAACAATCTAATCAAGTACAACAAAGTGTAGGGTATCTTCCCGAACACAATCCGTTGTACTTAGATATGTATATTAAAGAATACTTATCGTTTAATGCAAACATTTACGACGTCTCCAAACAACGTATTTCTGAAGTTATTGAACTCACGGGATTAACTCCAGAATCTCATAAAAAAATTGGTCAGCTTTCAAAAGGCTATCGTCAACGTGTTGGTTTAGCAAATGCGTTGCTGCACGATCCAGAGGTTTTAATCTTAGATGAACCTACAACAGGACTTGATCCAAACCAATTGGTATCTATTCGCGAGCTGATTAAAACTATTGGTAAAACAAAGACGGTGTTTCTATCTACGCATATTATGCAAGAGGTTGAAGCCATGTGCGACCGTGTAATAATTATAAATAAAGGTCAAATTGTTGCCGATAAAAAATTAAAAGATTTACATGCCGGCAAGGCTCAAGTTGTGGTTGTAGAATTTGATTTTCGGGTTGAAGATGCCTTTTTATTACGTTTACCTCATGTTAGCGAGGTAAAAAATATTTATGATTTTGTATACGAAATCACATTTGCAACTTCTGAAGATATGCGCCCAAAAGTGTTTGATTTTGCTCATGATAATGAATTAAAAATCCTTCAACTGAATCAGAAAAATGAAAGTTTAGAAGAATTATTCAGAACCTTAACGCAAGATTAA
- a CDS encoding head GIN domain-containing protein: MKKLITILVVCSLYACDSENANDCFQTSGETISKTIDIDAFDDILVNRNIELTIIQADDLKAYIETGENLMNDVSVEVVNGVLELTDHNTCNLVRDYNPTKITITTPSVTQIRSSTQFEVKSEGVLALENLELVSEDFNDSESFNVGDFRLAVDVTDLNVVSNNISVFYMSGVATNLNVGFYAGGGRFEGANLISDTVNVYHRGTNDIIVNPQKSLTGELVSTGDLIAKHRPETVEVEALYKGQLYFQD, from the coding sequence ATGAAAAAATTAATAACCATACTTGTTGTCTGTTCTCTTTACGCTTGCGATAGTGAAAACGCTAACGATTGTTTTCAAACATCAGGAGAAACTATATCTAAAACCATAGATATTGATGCGTTTGACGATATACTTGTCAATAGAAATATAGAGTTAACTATCATTCAGGCAGACGATTTGAAAGCCTATATAGAAACAGGAGAAAATCTCATGAACGACGTAAGTGTTGAGGTTGTAAATGGTGTTTTAGAACTTACCGACCATAATACTTGTAATTTGGTTAGAGATTACAATCCCACTAAAATTACAATTACTACACCAAGCGTGACTCAAATTAGAAGCTCTACACAATTTGAAGTAAAGTCGGAAGGTGTTCTGGCTTTAGAGAATTTAGAATTAGTTTCAGAAGATTTTAATGATTCAGAAAGTTTTAATGTAGGCGATTTTAGATTGGCAGTAGACGTTACAGACTTAAATGTGGTTTCAAATAATATATCTGTGTTTTATATGTCTGGCGTCGCAACTAATTTAAATGTAGGGTTCTATGCTGGGGGTGGACGCTTTGAAGGAGCCAACTTAATATCTGATACCGTTAATGTGTACCACCGAGGCACTAACGATATTATAGTTAATCCGCAAAAATCTTTAACCGGTGAGCTTGTAAGCACAGGCGATTTAATTGCTAAACACAGACCTGAAACGGTTGAGGTTGAAGCGTTGTACAAAGGACAACTCTATTTCCAAGATTAA